The following DNA comes from Meiothermus sp..
GTGGCCATGAGGTTTGTAGGCAGACAGCAGGAGGGTCGCGCGCTGCTCCTCTCGGTGCGGGCCGGGCGCGGGGTGATGCTGGCGGCCCCACCCGGTCCTGGCCCGCGCCAGCCGCATGGCGGTGCCCGACCCCAAGGAGCAGCCGCAGAAGATGCTGGAGGCGGTGGCCAACCACTCCGCCCAGGTGGTGGTGGTCGACGAGCTGGGCTGGGTCGAGGACTCCAAGACCGTCGAGATCATCGCAGGCAAGGGGGTCAAGGTCATCGCCACCGTTCACGGCTCGCACCTGGGCGAGGCCGTCGCCAACCCCGCCCACTTCCCGGTGGTGGGCGTGGCCAAGCACCTCGTCGAGCGCACCCTGGTCCAGGAGCGCCCCCCGGTGTTCCGCATGGCGGTCGAGGCCTACGCCTTGGGGCGCATCCGGCTGTGCCCCGACCTCGACCAGGCGGTGCGCGACATCCTGGCGAGGCGCCCGACGCCGGTGCTCGACTTCAACCTGCGCACCGGGGAGTACACCCGGACCGCCCACCGCGCGGGCCTCGAGGGCGGGGCGGCGGCCCCCGAGAAGGCCTGAGCGCCGCACAGGGGCGGCGGGGTGGCCGGGCCCTACCTGTTTTGGATTTGCATCTATCCCAAATAATCAAGTACCGCACCACGGCTTGACCAGCCCTTCGCGCGTCCTGGACTGCGAATCGTGCCAATGCCGCCTGGTGGATGGCCGACCCCTTGGCCGGTGGTCCTGCTGGAGAGGTGGGGGGTTGGTCTAGGTTGAAATCTAGGCCAGGGCCTAGATTTACTTCTAGAGCCTGCTAACTAGCTGTTCGTAAAAGCTCCACAGTTTTCGCTGTCATCAGAATCGAAAAAGCCAACCAGTGCCAACCTCGCAAGGTCTCAGCCAGCCGCTCATAGTCTCGCGCCAGCCTGCGAAACCGGGATGTCCAGGCAAACGAACGTTCCACCACCCAACGCTTCGGCAGCAGCACGAATCCTCGTTTGGCCCCTTCCACCTTGACCACACACAGGGCGATGCCTTCCGCCTCTGCCGCTTGTGCCGCTTCCTCCCCAGTGTAACCCTGATCCACAAAGGCCACTTCCACCTGCTCCCCCGTCACTTCCTGCACCTGTTGACTGAGGGCTCCCACCTGGGCCCGTTCCTGTTCACTGGCCGCCGTTACTACCAGGGCCAGCAGATGCCCCAGGGTATCTACCGCCAGGTGAACTTTGCTTCCCTTGCGTCGTTTGTACCCATCGTATCCGGCCCGCTCCCCACTTTGCGGGGTGGACTGTAGGGTGCGAGCATCGTAGATGGCAGCGCTGGGATGGGCGGCTTTGCCCTGGAGCATTCGCAGGGTCAT
Coding sequences within:
- a CDS encoding IS5 family transposase; translation: MNRRAYPSDVRDEEWALVLPYLTLAPLEAPQRKYDLREVFNALRWMVRTGAQWDYLPHDFPPPHIVQAQAYRWMNRGVFEDLVHDLRMTLRMLQGKAAHPSAAIYDARTLQSTPQSGERAGYDGYKRRKGSKVHLAVDTLGHLLALVVTAASEQERAQVGALSQQVQEVTGEQVEVAFVDQGYTGEEAAQAAEAEGIALCVVKVEGAKRGFVLLPKRWVVERSFAWTSRFRRLARDYERLAETLRGWHWLAFSILMTAKTVELLRTAS